One Pyxicephalus adspersus chromosome 3, UCB_Pads_2.0, whole genome shotgun sequence genomic window carries:
- the LOC140327572 gene encoding uncharacterized protein — protein MPNLQMYWHLPILFTTQVAVETLEIQRVHGQYGSDLHLLLSKLCMEKIFDVNQGETQIGNYHDGTLQGFKGFKDRLQFFHHNCTFVIRKFSEADGTIFTFAKYGSVVNENFEITITAASLISKPTVAMSTSVADNGHANTTGKCFSGLFALGFCLDPLIGLIIIFLAMQMKETCRSDKEIASYTQKVVGFIPGQNIRPDFGLSCNIIQGFSLVFQAISLIVLIPCGSLNRTLWVIAAILFVIEVVIASFWMCVGCKVGFWCGFIMM, from the exons ATGCCTAACCTGCAAATGTATTGGCATCTTCCAATCCTATTCACCACTCAGGTTG CTGTTGAAACCTTGGAGATCCAACGTGTCCATGGCCAGTATGGGTCGGATCTTCATCTCCTGCTGTCCAAGTTATGCATGGAAAAGATTTTTGATGTTAACCAAGGAGAAACTCAAATCGGCAACTACCACGATGGTACCTTACAAGGGTTTAAAGGTTTTAAGGATCGCCTTCAATTTTTCCATCACAactgcacatttgttataagaaAATTCTCAGAGGCTGATGGTACCATTTTCACTTTCGCAAAATATGGATCTGTGGTCAATGAGAACTTTGAAATCACCATCACTG ctgccAGCTTGATATCAAAACCAACAGTAGCTATGAGCACCtcagtagcagacaatggacatGCAA ACACCACCGGTAAATGTTTCTCAGGACTCTTCGCTCTTGGCTTTTGTCTGGACCCTTTGATCGGCCTTATCATCATCTTCTTGG CTATGCAGATGAAAGAAACATGCAGGAGTGATAAAGAGATTGCTTCTTACACTCAGAAGGTTGTTGGCTTCATTCCAG GTCAAAATATCCGGCCGGACTTTGGCCTCagttgtaacatcattcaaggtTTTTCTCTGGTATTCCAGGCCATCAGCCTCATTGTACTCATCCCTTGTG GAAGCCTAAATAGAACATTATGGGTGATAGCCGCCATTCTATTCGTGATAGAAGTTGTCATTGCATCTTTTTGGATGTGTGTGGGATGCAAAG TTGGCTTCTGGTGTGGATTTATTATgatgtaa